The genomic stretch AGAGACCACGACAAATTATGAAGAGGGCGGAATACATTCTCAGCGTTCTTCAACAGCGAAACCCTAACATGGAGATTGTGTTGATTTCTGCCAAACCAAGTATTGCCCGTTGGAAATACAGGGGAAGGTACCGCAGATTGAACCGCAAATTGGACAAACTGGCCTCGGAAAACGAGAAGATAGATTTTGTGGATGTTTGGTATCCAATGCTGGATGACAGAAAAGTAAAGCAAGACATTTTTATTGAAGATGGCCTGCACATGAACGATAAAGGTTATGACATCTGGTACGATGTGATCAAAGACTACATAGACTAAAACTAAACAAACGTGATTTACAAATCAATTTTGCTGTTCGTTACAGTTATCTGCATGGCAGCTTGCCAAACCAAAAAAGAGGAAATCAATTTTCCGAAAACCGACCTAGCCAACGCTCCGTTGATTCCCAAACCCATTAAAACCATTCCCACGGGGAGTGTTTTTGGACTGGATGCCGGAACTGTTATCTACACTTCGACCACAGACCCTCAATTTGAGAACGTGGGGAAATTTTTATCGGAAAGCATCAAAGAGAAAATTGGCCTTGATATTGCCGTAAATGCATCATCCGAAGATAAATTGGAGCGGTTGATCTACATTAACCAATCGGACAGTGTGGATTTGGAAACGCCGGAATCCTATCAACTATATATTAAAAAGGATTCCATTTTATTGAACGCCAAAACTGCCGCAGGTGCATTCCGAGGCGTACAGACGCTTCGTCAACTTATTCCAGAGATCAGCAACGATACGTTGACGGACCGTCCCATGTGGGTGATTCCTTCTGGCAAGATTATAGATGCTCCCAAATTCGAATTCCGCAGTTCCATGTTGGACGTGGCCCGTCACTTTTTCACCGTAGATGAAGTCAAAAAATATATCGATGCCTTGGCATACTACAAATTCAATACGCTGCACCTGCATTTATCCGACGATCAGGGATGGCGAATCGAGATCAAATCATGGCCAAAACTTACCGAAGTGGGTAGTACAAGCGAAGTTGGTGGAGGCGAAGGCGGATTTTATACCCAAGAACAATACCAAGACATTGTGGCCTATGCGGCGGATAGGCACATTACCATTATCCCTGAAATTGATATGCCGGGACACACCAATGCCGCTACGCTATCTTATCCCTTTTTACACTATGCCGGAGCGGAGACCCCACGTGTACGTACCGACATGAAGGTGGGCTACAGTTCTTTTGATGCCAAAAAAGACACGGTTTACAGCTTTTTGGATGACGTAATCGGCGAAATCGCCGCTATCACACCTGGGCCCTATTTTCACATTGGGGGTGATGAAAGCCATGTAACCAAGAAGAGCGATTACATTCTTTTTGTGGAAAAAGTGGGCAAGTTGGTTCAAAAGCACAACAAAAGAATGATCGGTTGGGATGAAATCGCACAGGCCGATATTGCCTCCAACGCCGTGATACAATTATGGAACAACGCTGAAAATGCTTTGAAAGCGGCGGAAAATGGCTCTAAAATTATTGTTTCACCTGCTAAAAAGGCCTATTTGGACATGAAGTACGATTCTATTTCGGAATATGGGTTAAAATGGGCAGGTTACATTCCTGTTGATGTGGGGTACCAATGGGACCCTGAAACTTATGTTGAGGGACTCTCCAAAGAAAGCATTTTGGGGATTGAAGCCCCGCTTTGGTCCGAAACCATTAGCAACAGTTCCGAATTGGAGTATTTGGCCTTCCCGCGATTAATTGGATATGCCGAATTGGGATGGTCGCCAAGCGAGCACCTTGATTGGGAAGACTACAAAGAGCGCTTGGCCGCACAGGTTCCCTATTTGGAAGCCAAGCAGATCAACTACTACCCAACTAAATTGGTGGATTGGGAAAAAGAATAGTGTTTATTCTTCCTCTTCGGAGGTGGACACTGTAGATTCTTCAGCATCCTTTTCGTCCTCAACAAAATCAGTGATGTCGTTGTCGAGAAGGATGTTGTACCACTGTATGATTTTCTTGATGTCACTGGCGTACACTCGGTCCTCATCATAATTGGGCAGTACTTCGAAGAAATACTCTTCCAACTCGATTTTTTCAGCTTTATGGCTGATGGAGGTTTTCTCGCCCCCTTCTTTTTCCTTTATTTTTTGAAACACTTCCTTTAAAGGAACTTCCTCTTCCAAAGTGTAAATGGCTATTTCGGACAACACGCTTACATTGCTTCTTAATCCAACGGTTACACGTTTGCCATCCAATAGGGATTCGCCAACAAAGCCACCTCGGGTTTGGGTCAATAATTTGTAAAGTCCTGGTTTACCTCCAATAGATAAAATCTTGTCTAATGCCATTCAAATAGTGATTTATGGGCGCAAAAATATGTTTTTATCGCAAACTGCGATTTTTTTAACGTCCTTTTTTGATATTGGGAAACCTCATTCGGTAGTCCACTGTTATTTTTCCTTTTGAAATCTTTTCCAATCGGCTTTTCAACAATCGTTTCTTGAGGGTTGAAAGCTTATCGGTGAACAAAACACCTTCAATATGATCATATTCGTGTTGGATCACACGGGCCAAGAGGCCGTCAAAGGTTTCAGTATGCTCCTTGAAATCCTCATCCAAATAGTTGATGGTGATTTCGGGCTTGCGCTTTACATCTTCACGAATATCGGGAATGCTCAAACAACCTTCGTTAAAATCCCACTCCTTGCCGTTTTCCTCTTCAATCGTGGCATTGATGAACACTTTTTTGAATCCATCGAGCTGTTTCTGCTCGGCTTCGGTCAACTCGTCATCGTCAGCAAAAGGAGTAGTGTCCACCATAAATATTCGTATGGGAAGTCCCACCTGCGGTGCGGCCAGTCCAACACCGTGGGCATTGTACATGGTCTCCCACATATTGGTAATCAACTCGTCAAGTTTTGGATATTCGGATGTGATATCCTTTGCCTTTTTTCGCAAAACGGGGTCTCCGTAGGCTACTATCGGTAAAATCATAAATCAAAATCTGTTTAAGTAGGCCTGCAATATGAGCGTGGCACTTATTTCGTCGACTAGGGCCTTGTCCCTTCTTTTTTTCTTTTTCATCCCGCTGTCCAACATGGATTGAAATGCCATTTTGGAGGTGAACCGCTCATCTTGGCGCTCTACGGGCATGGAAGGAAACTTGGCCTTCAGCTTTTTCAAAAAATCTTGGATAAGTTCCTCTGACTCGGAAGCGGTGTTATCCATTTGCTTGGGCAGCCCCACAACAAAACGTTCCACGGATTCCTTTTGGATGTATTCTTCCAAAAAGGACAACAAGTCTTTGGTCTCGATGGTGGTCAACCCAGAAGCGATCAACTGAAGTTCATCGGTAATCGCTATTCCGGTCCGCACCTTTCCAAAATCCAAAGCCAAAATTCTAGCCAAAATAATTTTTTGGCAAAAATAACCTTAAAAATGTTATGCGCTTAAAAATGCCGGCCATAATTCTGCCATGGGGCTTATCTTTGTAAAAACTTTAAGAAAATGACAGAATTAAGAACGCTTATTGAAAAAGCGTGGGACAATAGAGCGTTGCTGGAAGACGAAAAAACTCAAGACGCCATACGCGAAGTCGTAAAGCTTATTGATTCAGGAGACCTGCGATGTGCGGAACCGACGGAAGATGGCTGGCAGATAAATGAGTGGGTAAAAAAGGGGGTCGTGCTTTACTTCCCCATCCAAAAAATGGAGGTGCTGGAAGCCGGCATTTTTGAATATCACGATAAAATTCCATTGAAAAAAGGCTACAAGGAGAAAGGTGTTCGCGTGGTTCCCCATGCGGTTGCCAGACACGGGGCCTATATTTCCAAAGGCACGATTTTGATGCCGAGTTATGTGAACATCGGTGCCTATGTAGATGAAGGAACGATGGTGGACACTTGGGCCACGGTGGGCAGTTGTGCACAAATCGGCAAAAATGTCCATTTGAGCGGTGGCGTAGGAATTGGCGGCGTATTGGAGCCGTTGCAAGCAGCTCCCGTGATTATCGAGGACAATGCCTTTATCGGCTCCAGATGTATTGTGGTGGAAGGTGTGCGAGTAGAAAAAGAAGCCGTTTTGGGCGCAAATGTAGTTTTGACCGCCTCTACCAAAATTATTGATGTTACAGGTGATGAACCCGTTGAGTTGAAAGGTCGCGTGCCAGCTCGGTCAGTGGTGATCCCTGGAAGTTATACCAAAAAGTTCCCTGCGGGCGAGTATCAAGTGCCCTGTGCCTTGATCATTGGTAAAAGGAAGGAAAGTACAGATAAAAAGACATCTTTGAACAATGCGCTACGTGAGCACAATGTTGCGGTGTAGCGATTATTTCAACTGTTCCAAAGCATTTTCAACGGCCGCTTTTAAAAAGTGGCCGTTTGTGATTTTATGCCTAATCGCATCCACATTGGAGACCATTTTGGAATAAGTCTCGGCATCGATATTATTCAGTTTTTCGGACAGTTCATCCAAAGATGAAATAGCAAACCCAATCTGCTCTTCTTCTATTAATTTGGCAACTGCAGCCTTGTCCCAAACGATTACGGGCAATCCCGCCAACAAGTACAGGGAGGTTTTATGTGGATTGTTGTACTGGATGTATTTGCCAAAATCGCCATCACATTCCTTGATGGCGTTCCCGTTCCACACCAAGCCAAAATTTCCTTTCATCTTATCCAATACCTCGTCCGGAGCAAAAACACCTTGATAGTCCAAAACGGAGTTAGCTCCCACTTTTTCCTTTTGATACCCGTTTCCGTAGAGTTTTAGGGTAAAATCCTTTTGCTTCAACTCATCCGCCTTGTAAAGAAAGGCACTTTTTTCCATTCCCAAACCACCAGCAAAAACCACATTTTTTTCAACGCTATCCTGCATTTTGGGCAAACTCTGACCGGAAGCCAATAAATAATCGAACAGATACAGCGGTACCATTTTCCCTTTATACCCATTTTCGGCAAACCATTTCATCATCACCTCGTTGTGAAGTATAAGAACATCTGCCTTGTTAAAACGTTTCATCTCCTTTTTTACATCCTTGTTTTTGCCCATCAAGGTTTTTACGTCATGTACAATTAATATGATTTTACACCGCTTGAGCTTGGCCAGTGCCACTTTGTAGGTATAAAACTTGCTGAGGGGATATTGCATACAAAGGGTCGACGAAAACGGCAGTAAAATCAAACCTTTGGTTATGCCCAAAAAGCTGATGATAGCTCCAATGGCCGAACTAGGATGGTTGCTTTGCTTGAAACCCAAGTTTTTGAATCCTATTTGAGACAACACGCTCTCGCAATCCATTTTGGGCTTGGAAGCTGCATTTTTGGAAAACTTATAGTTTCGGGAAATATAGAACAGGTCGGTATGTTGCATGGTATGTGTTTATGTTCCAAAAATATTCTTTTTAAGCAGCTAATCCATAAATTGCACCCAACCATTTGCTAAAACTTCTAAAACACTGACCTTATGAAAAGTAGTCCCAAGTATGATTTTTTAATTGTCGGCGCAGGGCTATATGGTGCCGTTTTCGCCCACGAGGCGACCAAACATGGCAAAAATTGTCTGGTAATCGACAAGCGAAACCATCTTGGCGGAAATACCTATTGCGAAGACATCGAAGGGATAAATGTACATAAGTATGGCGCACATATTTTTCACACCAACGATAAGACCATCTGGGATTACGTAAATAGCTTCGTTCCCTTCAACCGATACACCAACTCACCCTTGGCCAATTTTGAGGGCAAACTTTACAACCTGCCGTTCAATATGAACACTTTTTACCAACTGTGGGGCACCAAGACACCGGATGAGGCCATGGCAGTTCTTGATGAGCAGACAAGCAAATACCGTAACATAACACCTACCAACCTTGAAGAACAGGCACTGTCACTGGTCGGGGACGATATTTACAAAAAATTGATCAAGGGATATACCGAAAAACAATGGGGGCGCAAAGCCACCGAGCTTCCGGCATTTATCATCAAAAGATTGCCATTAAGGTTCACTTACGATAACAACTATTTTAACGACACCTACCAAGGCATACCTATTGGTGGCTACAACAAACTTACCGAAGGATTGTTAAAAGGTATAGAGTGTAGAACAAATATTGACTTCTTTAAAGAAAAAGCAGCCTTGACCGGTTTGGCGAAACAAATAGTTTTCACAGGAAAAATCGATGAATACTTCGATTATTGCCATGGTAAACTAGAATATCGAAGCTTGGATTTTAAACATGAAATCTTAGCACAATCAAACTATCAAGGCAATGCAGTTGTAAACTATACCGAAGCCAAAATTCCGTTTACCAGGATCATAGAGCACAAACATTTTGAATTTGGCAGGCAAAAGTCTACCGTCATCACAAAAGAGTACCCATTGGAAGCCTCACCTGAAAAAGAACCCTACTATCCCATTAACGATACCAAGAACAATGAAATTTTTAAAGCCTATCAGGAAATGGCAAAAAATGAACCCACGATTTTTGGAGGAAGACTGGCCGAATACAAGTATTATGATATGCATCAGGTTATTGGTGCGGCACTGAGCGATACAAGAAAACTATTTAACGAAAAATCCTAAGTCGATACGCAACTCTTTTCCCACATTTCCGTCTAAAGAATAAATGAAAAGGCCCGAATTAGAGTTTTAACACAAAACAAGTAGGGAAATTTAAGCGTTGATTGTTTTGTAAGAAAAAGAAACGTTGAAGCAATTTTTACGCTACTTTTTTGTTATAGATTTGTAAATAGTAAACACTACACCAATAAATTATGGCTGACTTGCGCACCCCAAAGCAAAAAATCTCAGCACTTGTGATCACCTACAACGAGATGGGCTACATTGAAAAATGTATTGACTCCGTTTCTTTTGCTGACGAAATATTGGTCGTTGATTCCTACAGTACCGACGGCACCTACGAGTATCTTTTGAGCCACCCAAAAGTGCGGGTGATTCAAAATCCCTTTGAAAACTTTACCGCTCAAAAGTCGTTCACCCTTAAACAAGCCTCCAACGATTGGATCTTGTTCTTGGATGCCGATGAAGTGGTTACAGAAAGTCTTCAAAGGGAAATCGTTGAAACGATAAACAACCCAAATGCCCATGAGGCCTATTGGTTCTACCGAAAGTTTATGTTCCAAAACGAGACTTTGAACTTCAGTGGTTGGCAAACCGACAAAAATTATAGACTATTCCGAAAGAGCAAAGCTCATTTTACGGATCAAAAAATTGTACATGAAACCTTGGTCGTGGACGGCACCTCCGGAATCCTTAAAGAGAAATTGACTCATTTTTGCTATAAAGACTACGAAGACTATAAAGGAAAAATGCTCAAATATGGTCAATTAAAGGCCAAAGAAGATTTTTACAAGGAAAAGCATTTTAATTATGTGCTGATGACGGTAAAGCCCGTTTGGAAATTCTTCAACCATTATATCCTTCGTTTGGGAATTTTGGATGGCAAAAAAGGGTGGACCATCTGCTACTTGAACGCCCTTGGTGTTCTGGAAAGGTTCAGAGAGCTAAAAAGACTGGAAAAAAAGAACGAGCTGGCCTACTATTTAGTGATGCCATAGTGTGTCCACACCATTTTGTTTGACCTAGTCTCCTTACGTATAGCTTGATTTTTTGCAATGGATTCAGGCGTTTTGTATCCACGTTTGTGGTCCAAATGCACACAGACCGCACTGTACCGCAATTGTTTGGATTTTATTCCAAAATTGAACAAGCGCTCTCCCAACTCACGGTCCTGTCCGCCATACTGCATGCGTTCATCAAAACCGTTTACGTTTAAAATATCCTTTTTCCAACCGGAAGAATTGTGACCGTTCCAACTGGCATTGGTCGGCGTTACCGTGTTCAATAGCTTAGAGATTATTCCACTTGCCGTAAGCTTGTTGTTCTTAAAAGTCTTTGGGATGCCCTTTTCCTTAAGCCAGTGGATATTAAAACAATTCTGTTCCTCTATATCTTTCAAGGTTATCAACTTGGAGATGTTCATCGGAAGCATATAATACCCGCCCGAAATAAAATAACCTTGCTCCTTGTTGATATAGTGTACCTCTACAAAGTCCTCCCGAGGGATACAATCCCCATCTGTCATGATGATGTAATCCGCACTACAGGCCTCAACCGCTTTGTTCAGGATTCTCGATTTCTGGAAACCATCGTCCTCTTGCCACACATGGACAATGCTGTAAAAAACTTTATTGGACATTTCTTCCAATAATTCTTTGGTCTTGGGACCAGAACCATCATCGGCCACAACCACTTCAAAGTCCTTGAAAATCTGGCAATTGAATCCCCACAGCACCTTTTTAAGCCATTCTTCGGCATTATAAGTGCTCACGATTACTGATATTTTCGGTGACTCTGTTCCGTTTTGGTTCATCTGGGCAAAAATAGAAATATTAAATGTTATCTCATATGCTTAATTTTGTGATTCTAAACTCTTAGAATGAAGGTCAAGGAAATTCCTGTTTCACTTTTTCATCAAGCCAACTTAACTCGGCAATCCCAAGAAAAGCTTATATCCAATAAAAAACAGGTACCGGTTATAATTTCACTGGCATCGATTCCTTCACGGCTGCATATTGTTCATCTAACTATCCGGAGTTTATTGAATCAAGATCTACTGCCCGAAAAAATTGTGCTTTGGTTACACCGCGATTTAAAAACCAATATTCCCAAAAAACTGAATAATCTGGTGGGAGAATTGTTTTCAATTGAATTTACCGACTACTTCAGTTCGCATAGAAAATTGGTGGAACCCCTAAAAATGTATCCAAAAAAAATCATTGTTACTTGCGATGATGATATGATGTATCGTAAAAACTGGTTATCAAACCTTTATGAAGCCCATCAAAAAAACCCTGATAAAATCATTGCAAACCAAACCCGGTGCATAACCTATAGTAAATCAGGTGAATTATTGCCTTACAAACAATGGAATTTCAACCCATCTGGGTGTAAAAATCCTAAACTTACCTTACCCATTGGTGCCGGCGGAACCTTATATCCACCCAATGCAATGGACCAAAAGGTGTTCGAACAAGACCTGTTCCTAAAACTTGCTCCCAATGCGGACGATCTATGGTTCAAAATGATGGGGCTGTTAAAAGGAACACAATCCATACAAGCCTATAACAGTGAAAAAGAGCCCATACCCATTTGGGGATCACAAAAAGTTTCACTAAAAAAAGGAAATATTGGTATGGATAAAAATAGAGTACAATGGCAGGCTTTGACTGACCATTTTCAACTAAAATTCTAGAACATTGATCGAAGAAATCAACAATTGCAATAAAGTGCTGCAAGAAGGCGGGCTCATCCTCTACCCTACCGATACGGTCTGGGGGATCGGCTGTGACGCAACAAACCCAGAAGCCGTAAAAAAAGTGTATGCCCTTAAAAAGCGTGAAGATACCAAGGCGCTCATCTGTTTGGTGTCCAATCAGGCCATGTTGGAGCGCCATGTAAAAGAAGTGCCCGAAGTCGCCTACGATATCATGGACCTGGCAACCAAACCGACGACAATAGTATTTGATGAACCAATGGGTGTCGCCAGTAATCTAATCGCAGAAGACAACACTTTGGCCATTCGTGTCGCTTCCGATAAATTCTGCCAATACCTCATCAATAAATTCAGAAAACCCATTGTATCCACATCCGCCAACATTTCGGGCAATCCCACCCCAAAACAATTCAAGGATATTGCTGAAGAAATTTTAAAAGGAGTGGACTATGTGGTAAATTTGCCCGATGAAAATATAAACCCTTCCCCCTCCTCTATCATTAAATTGAGCAACGACGGACAGGTGAAGGTTATTCGGGAATAACAATGGCGAAGGAATTCCATACAGCGGCAATACAACATCCTATTTTTAAACTTATCGGCGAAGCTTCAGACGAACTGGGCGTGGACTCCTACGTTATCGGTGGTTTTGTTCGCGATTATTTTTTAAAAAGAAATACGCCAAAAGATATTGATGTGGTCGCCGTTGGAAGCGG from Flagellimonas oceani encodes the following:
- a CDS encoding beta-N-acetylhexosaminidase, with amino-acid sequence MAACQTKKEEINFPKTDLANAPLIPKPIKTIPTGSVFGLDAGTVIYTSTTDPQFENVGKFLSESIKEKIGLDIAVNASSEDKLERLIYINQSDSVDLETPESYQLYIKKDSILLNAKTAAGAFRGVQTLRQLIPEISNDTLTDRPMWVIPSGKIIDAPKFEFRSSMLDVARHFFTVDEVKKYIDALAYYKFNTLHLHLSDDQGWRIEIKSWPKLTEVGSTSEVGGGEGGFYTQEQYQDIVAYAADRHITIIPEIDMPGHTNAATLSYPFLHYAGAETPRVRTDMKVGYSSFDAKKDTVYSFLDDVIGEIAAITPGPYFHIGGDESHVTKKSDYILFVEKVGKLVQKHNKRMIGWDEIAQADIASNAVIQLWNNAENALKAAENGSKIIVSPAKKAYLDMKYDSISEYGLKWAGYIPVDVGYQWDPETYVEGLSKESILGIEAPLWSETISNSSELEYLAFPRLIGYAELGWSPSEHLDWEDYKERLAAQVPYLEAKQINYYPTKLVDWEKE
- a CDS encoding DUF5606 domain-containing protein gives rise to the protein MALDKILSIGGKPGLYKLLTQTRGGFVGESLLDGKRVTVGLRSNVSVLSEIAIYTLEEEVPLKEVFQKIKEKEGGEKTSISHKAEKIELEEYFFEVLPNYDEDRVYASDIKKIIQWYNILLDNDITDFVEDEKDAEESTVSTSEEEE
- the def gene encoding peptide deformylase; this encodes MILPIVAYGDPVLRKKAKDITSEYPKLDELITNMWETMYNAHGVGLAAPQVGLPIRIFMVDTTPFADDDELTEAEQKQLDGFKKVFINATIEEENGKEWDFNEGCLSIPDIREDVKRKPEITINYLDEDFKEHTETFDGLLARVIQHEYDHIEGVLFTDKLSTLKKRLLKSRLEKISKGKITVDYRMRFPNIKKGR
- the ruvX gene encoding Holliday junction resolvase RuvX yields the protein MARILALDFGKVRTGIAITDELQLIASGLTTIETKDLLSFLEEYIQKESVERFVVGLPKQMDNTASESEELIQDFLKKLKAKFPSMPVERQDERFTSKMAFQSMLDSGMKKKKRRDKALVDEISATLILQAYLNRF
- a CDS encoding 2,3,4,5-tetrahydropyridine-2,6-dicarboxylate N-succinyltransferase; translation: MTELRTLIEKAWDNRALLEDEKTQDAIREVVKLIDSGDLRCAEPTEDGWQINEWVKKGVVLYFPIQKMEVLEAGIFEYHDKIPLKKGYKEKGVRVVPHAVARHGAYISKGTILMPSYVNIGAYVDEGTMVDTWATVGSCAQIGKNVHLSGGVGIGGVLEPLQAAPVIIEDNAFIGSRCIVVEGVRVEKEAVLGANVVLTASTKIIDVTGDEPVELKGRVPARSVVIPGSYTKKFPAGEYQVPCALIIGKRKESTDKKTSLNNALREHNVAV
- a CDS encoding beta-1,6-galactofuranosyltransferase, coding for MQHTDLFYISRNYKFSKNAASKPKMDCESVLSQIGFKNLGFKQSNHPSSAIGAIISFLGITKGLILLPFSSTLCMQYPLSKFYTYKVALAKLKRCKIILIVHDVKTLMGKNKDVKKEMKRFNKADVLILHNEVMMKWFAENGYKGKMVPLYLFDYLLASGQSLPKMQDSVEKNVVFAGGLGMEKSAFLYKADELKQKDFTLKLYGNGYQKEKVGANSVLDYQGVFAPDEVLDKMKGNFGLVWNGNAIKECDGDFGKYIQYNNPHKTSLYLLAGLPVIVWDKAAVAKLIEEEQIGFAISSLDELSEKLNNIDAETYSKMVSNVDAIRHKITNGHFLKAAVENALEQLK
- the glf gene encoding UDP-galactopyranose mutase: MKSSPKYDFLIVGAGLYGAVFAHEATKHGKNCLVIDKRNHLGGNTYCEDIEGINVHKYGAHIFHTNDKTIWDYVNSFVPFNRYTNSPLANFEGKLYNLPFNMNTFYQLWGTKTPDEAMAVLDEQTSKYRNITPTNLEEQALSLVGDDIYKKLIKGYTEKQWGRKATELPAFIIKRLPLRFTYDNNYFNDTYQGIPIGGYNKLTEGLLKGIECRTNIDFFKEKAALTGLAKQIVFTGKIDEYFDYCHGKLEYRSLDFKHEILAQSNYQGNAVVNYTEAKIPFTRIIEHKHFEFGRQKSTVITKEYPLEASPEKEPYYPINDTKNNEIFKAYQEMAKNEPTIFGGRLAEYKYYDMHQVIGAALSDTRKLFNEKS
- a CDS encoding glycosyltransferase family 2 protein, with amino-acid sequence MADLRTPKQKISALVITYNEMGYIEKCIDSVSFADEILVVDSYSTDGTYEYLLSHPKVRVIQNPFENFTAQKSFTLKQASNDWILFLDADEVVTESLQREIVETINNPNAHEAYWFYRKFMFQNETLNFSGWQTDKNYRLFRKSKAHFTDQKIVHETLVVDGTSGILKEKLTHFCYKDYEDYKGKMLKYGQLKAKEDFYKEKHFNYVLMTVKPVWKFFNHYILRLGILDGKKGWTICYLNALGVLERFRELKRLEKKNELAYYLVMP
- a CDS encoding glycosyltransferase family 2 protein, with product MNQNGTESPKISVIVSTYNAEEWLKKVLWGFNCQIFKDFEVVVADDGSGPKTKELLEEMSNKVFYSIVHVWQEDDGFQKSRILNKAVEACSADYIIMTDGDCIPREDFVEVHYINKEQGYFISGGYYMLPMNISKLITLKDIEEQNCFNIHWLKEKGIPKTFKNNKLTASGIISKLLNTVTPTNASWNGHNSSGWKKDILNVNGFDERMQYGGQDRELGERLFNFGIKSKQLRYSAVCVHLDHKRGYKTPESIAKNQAIRKETRSNKMVWTHYGITK
- a CDS encoding zinc-binding alcohol dehydrogenase translates to MKVKEIPVSLFHQANLTRQSQEKLISNKKQVPVIISLASIPSRLHIVHLTIRSLLNQDLLPEKIVLWLHRDLKTNIPKKLNNLVGELFSIEFTDYFSSHRKLVEPLKMYPKKIIVTCDDDMMYRKNWLSNLYEAHQKNPDKIIANQTRCITYSKSGELLPYKQWNFNPSGCKNPKLTLPIGAGGTLYPPNAMDQKVFEQDLFLKLAPNADDLWFKMMGLLKGTQSIQAYNSEKEPIPIWGSQKVSLKKGNIGMDKNRVQWQALTDHFQLKF
- a CDS encoding L-threonylcarbamoyladenylate synthase; this encodes MIEEINNCNKVLQEGGLILYPTDTVWGIGCDATNPEAVKKVYALKKREDTKALICLVSNQAMLERHVKEVPEVAYDIMDLATKPTTIVFDEPMGVASNLIAEDNTLAIRVASDKFCQYLINKFRKPIVSTSANISGNPTPKQFKDIAEEILKGVDYVVNLPDENINPSPSSIIKLSNDGQVKVIRE